The Euwallacea similis isolate ESF13 chromosome 12, ESF131.1, whole genome shotgun sequence region GAACTTAATCTCGATTCTAAGATACCGATAAAATTATCAGCCGTATAACCCTTTCTGTTATAAGCATCTAAAAATGTACGTCTGAGCTGCTTACTTGAAATCGCATagtaaaacttaaatttcttATGCGCAGCAAACTGCTTACCAAAGTCGGATAACTTCTTGAATCCAAGAATACCATGTTGACCTGGAGGGTATTTCCTTTTGTTTACTGGGTCTTTAGCTCTACCCCATAAATTTACACCAAGTCTACGGCTAATCCTATACTTTCTAGTGATAACAGTTGTCATATAAAAACTCTCACGATTTAACTTTAGATTATTAAGGATTTTAGCACTCAGTGTCAACTTGTTTTTGCTGATATAATCTTTTATActtcatttttaagtttttctattaacACATGAATCATTCACATTTAAAATCTATGGCAAACGCCATCCGTTTTTTATCAATTGATGCAGTACAAAAAGCAAACTCTGGACACCCAGGTATGCCACTTGGCATGGCAGATGTTGCAACTGTTTTGTTTGCTAAATATCTGAATCATAATCCTGATGATTCTAAATGGTTCAATAGAGATCGCTTTGTTTTATCAAACGGTCATGGGTCAATGTTACTATACTCAATATTATATTTGACAGGTTATATTAGCATAGATGAGCTAAAAAACTTCAGGCAAATGGGATCCAAGACCCCAGGTCATCCAGAGTTCGGCTTGACTTCCGGGGTAGAGGCAACAACAGGCCCGCTCGGTCAGGGATTTGCCGCTGCTGTTGGCATGGCACTTGCTGAATCAATCCTTAAAAAGCAATTCAGAATCAATCACTACACTTACGTGATGCTAGGGGATGGCTGTCTTATGGAAGGAATAAGCCATGAGGTAGCATCACTTGCTGGGCATCTTAAATTGAATAAGCTCATAGCTCTTTTTGATGATAATGATATCTCTATAGATGGCGCTACTTGCCTTTCCTGCTCTGATGATGTAGAGAAACGCTTCTTAGCGTATGGATGGAATGTTGACAAAATTGATGGCCACGATTTTGATGCCATATCCTTTGCAATAGAGCAAGCAAAAAAGTCTGGTAAACCTACAATGATCTGCTGCAAAACCATTATCGGAAAATTTTCAAGCCGTGCTGGCACATCCTCTGCTCACAGTGGTGCTTTTTCGGAGGAAGACATAAAACAGATGAGAGAGAAATTAAACTGGAATTATGAACCATTCCATGTACCAGAAGATGTGAAAAATGCCTGGAAGAAAACTGTTGAGAGAGCAAAACAAAACTACACGATGTCATTCCAGCGCGTAACGCTGGAATCcaggaaagaagaaaaagaatggatcccagtgtcaagcactgggatgacagGGTATCATGCAGAACTTCAAAGACGGTTAGATAAACATCTACCAGATAATATCGCTGGTGTTTTAGCTGACCTGAAGAAACAAATATGTGAGCTAATGCCAAACGAAGCTACTCGATCTTCTTTCGGCAGAGTAATGGAACTTTTAACTGAGTCTATGCCGGAATTAATCGGCGGTTCTGCTGATCTTACTGGgtcaaattgcactaaatatAAGCACATGCAGGTAATAAATAGCAATAATTATAGTGGCTCTTATGTCCACTATGGAGTGAGAGAGCACGCTATGGCAGCATGTATGAATGGTATGGCACTTCACGGCGCGATTCTTCCTTATGACGGcacttttttggtattttccgACTATTGTCGTCCTGCTATACGTCTTTCAGCTCTGATGAAGCAGCAGGTTATGTATGTCATGACTC contains the following coding sequences:
- the LOC136412738 gene encoding transketolase-like, with the translated sequence MADVATVLFAKYLNHNPDDSKWFNRDRFVLSNGHGSMLLYSILYLTGYISIDELKNFRQMGSKTPGHPEFGLTSGVEATTGPLGQGFAAAVGMALAESILKKQFRINHYTYVMLGDGCLMEGISHEVASLAGHLKLNKLIALFDDNDISIDGATCLSCSDDVEKRFLAYGWNVDKIDGHDFDAISFAIEQAKKSGKPTMICCKTIIGKFSSRAGTSSAHSGAFSEEDIKQMREKLNWNYEPFHVPEDVKNAWKKTVERAKQNYTMSFQRVTLESRKEEKEWIPVSSTGMTGYHAELQRRLDKHLPDNIAGVLADLKKQICELMPNEATRSSFGRVMELLTESMPELIGGSADLTGSNCTKYKHMQVINSNNYSGSYVHYGVREHAMAACMNGMALHGAILPYDGTFLVFSDYCRPAIRLSALMKQQVMYVMTHDSIGVGEDGPTHQPIEHLASLRAIPNLYVFRPADAVETLECVSIALEKKESPALFALSRQNVSYMRKFYSDIDQSANLSKFGAYILCECSKELKVTIFATGSEVEIAVEAREKLQEKGIGTRIVSMPCWRLFDEQSDEYKAAILNNDSIKVAIEAGSEMGWHKYIGSNGIFIGMKSFGESAPYKTLYEHFNINADHVVKCVCEKLVYIQ